Proteins from a single region of Halorubrum sp. 2020YC2:
- a CDS encoding Htur_1727 family rSAM-partnered candidate RiPP: MVEKTDRSEDANGPRSADGRRFEVFVREEESDPLRHVGTVAAPTPGVAHEEASKLFAWYARDVWVCPAAEVSRYSAESLADDGGGASGDPEASADADEPRVYEETEGTPTASGGGAPAADAAEDAEGSR, translated from the coding sequence ATGGTCGAGAAGACGGACCGAAGCGAGGACGCGAACGGGCCTCGGTCGGCCGACGGCCGCCGGTTCGAGGTGTTCGTCCGCGAGGAGGAGTCGGACCCGCTCCGCCACGTCGGCACGGTCGCCGCGCCGACGCCGGGCGTCGCCCACGAGGAGGCGAGCAAGCTCTTCGCGTGGTACGCCCGCGACGTGTGGGTGTGTCCGGCCGCGGAGGTGTCCCGGTACTCCGCGGAGTCGCTCGCGGACGACGGGGGCGGGGCGTCAGGGGACCCGGAGGCGTCCGCCGACGCCGACGAGCCGCGCGTCTACGAGGAGACCGAGGGGACGCCGACCGCCTCCGGCGGCGGGGCGCCGGCGGCCGACGCGGCCGAGGACGCGGAGGGGTCGCGATGA
- the fer gene encoding ferredoxin Fer, whose translation MPTVEYLNYEVLDDHGWSMDDDDLFQEAADADLDDEDYGTLEVNQGEYILESAEAQGYDWPFSCRAGACANCASIVKKGDIDMDMQQILSDEEVEEKNVRLTCIGSPATDEVKIVYNAKHLDYLQNRVI comes from the coding sequence ACGACCACGGTTGGTCGATGGACGACGACGACCTCTTCCAGGAGGCCGCCGACGCCGACCTCGACGACGAGGACTACGGTACCCTCGAAGTCAACCAGGGCGAGTACATCCTCGAATCCGCCGAGGCGCAGGGCTACGACTGGCCCTTCTCGTGCCGCGCCGGCGCGTGCGCGAACTGCGCGTCCATCGTCAAGAAAGGCGACATCGACATGGACATGCAGCAGATCCTCTCCGACGAGGAGGTCGAGGAGAAGAACGTCCGGCTCACCTGTATCGGCAGCCCGGCCACCGACGAGGTCAAGATCGTCTACAACGCGAAACACCTCGATTACCTGCAGAACCGCGTCATCTGA